The Sagittula sp. P11 genome window below encodes:
- a CDS encoding ABC transporter ATP-binding protein → MADIHLKNISKKWGTVIGVDNFDLHIADQEFLVLLGPSGCGKSTTMRMIAGLEDVTEGEIIIGGRVVNNLEPKDRDISMVFQSYGLYPNLTVYDNIRFPLKVRKVPKDQHHDRVMKAAEQVDLLELLDRRPAELSGGQRQRVALGRAIVREPTVFLMDEPLSNLDAKLRVSTRAEIKNLQHRLKTTTIYVTHDQIEAMTLADRVVVMNRGVVQQVATPTEIYDNPANTFVAGFIGSPAMNLVEGTIENGTFSAENIRLSGLPQGHHGKVILGFRAEDVTLAPEGGDIHAPIYALELLGEASMAAVRVGGDLVNLKAAKDFRAEIGKTIHADIPAETCHLFDVETGKNLTRR, encoded by the coding sequence ATGGCCGACATTCACCTGAAAAACATCTCCAAGAAGTGGGGCACGGTGATCGGTGTCGACAACTTCGACCTGCATATAGCGGACCAGGAGTTCCTCGTACTGCTCGGGCCGTCGGGCTGCGGCAAGTCTACCACCATGCGGATGATCGCCGGGCTGGAGGACGTCACCGAGGGCGAGATCATCATCGGCGGGCGCGTCGTCAACAACCTCGAACCCAAGGACCGCGACATCTCCATGGTGTTCCAAAGCTACGGCCTCTACCCGAACCTGACGGTCTACGACAACATCCGCTTCCCGCTGAAGGTCCGCAAGGTGCCGAAGGACCAGCACCACGACCGGGTAATGAAGGCGGCGGAACAGGTCGACCTGCTGGAACTGCTCGACCGGCGTCCGGCGGAACTGTCGGGCGGCCAGCGGCAGCGCGTGGCGCTTGGCCGGGCCATCGTCCGCGAACCCACGGTCTTCCTGATGGACGAGCCGCTCTCGAACCTCGACGCCAAGCTGCGCGTCTCGACCCGGGCCGAAATCAAGAACCTCCAGCACCGGCTCAAGACCACGACGATCTACGTGACCCACGACCAGATCGAGGCGATGACGCTGGCCGACCGCGTGGTGGTGATGAACAGGGGCGTGGTGCAGCAGGTCGCCACACCGACAGAGATTTACGACAACCCCGCCAACACCTTTGTCGCCGGCTTCATCGGCTCCCCCGCCATGAACCTGGTCGAGGGCACCATCGAAAACGGCACCTTCTCGGCCGAGAACATCCGCCTCTCGGGCCTGCCGCAAGGCCACCACGGCAAGGTGATCCTCGGCTTCCGGGCGGAGGACGTCACGCTGGCGCCCGAGGGCGGCGACATCCACGCGCCGATCTACGCGCTGGAGCTTCTGGGCGAGGCGTCGATGGCCGCGGTGCGCGTCGGCGGCGATCTTGTGAACCTCAAGGCCGCCAAGGACTTCCGCGCGGAGATCGGCAAGACTATACATGCCGATATCCCGGCCGAGACCTGCCACCTATTCGATGTCGAGACGGGAAAGAATCTGACGCGCCGCTGA
- a CDS encoding carbohydrate ABC transporter permease — protein sequence MSTQIGHSRTLAVTSGLILLVWLILAAFPFFWTVWGSFKVQADFFSRESFWNAIFGPATQRQTGGAFTLDGYRGAWVEREFYHSVWNTVIVTVCVTSISLLFGTLGGYALSRSTRKYTFWILIAALVFRAMPHITLVSGYLLPFFEMNIWGYLPTAIIVLVAINQPFTIWMLHSFFMSIPKDLDESAMVDGCTRFQAFRWAIMPVMWPGVITTGLFSFLLAYNDFAVTAMLLNQDNQTMVPKINSFLGTVQTEGTIMYAVAATVSATVPLFILVMFFQRQIVSGLTAGAVKG from the coding sequence ATGAGCACGCAAATCGGACACTCCCGCACGCTGGCCGTGACTTCGGGCCTGATCCTCCTGGTCTGGCTGATCCTTGCCGCCTTCCCCTTCTTCTGGACGGTCTGGGGGTCGTTCAAGGTGCAGGCGGACTTCTTCAGCCGCGAGTCCTTCTGGAACGCGATCTTCGGCCCGGCCACCCAGCGCCAGACCGGCGGCGCCTTCACGCTGGACGGCTACCGCGGCGCATGGGTGGAGCGGGAGTTCTACCACTCTGTCTGGAACACCGTCATCGTCACGGTCTGCGTCACCTCGATCTCGCTGCTGTTCGGCACGCTGGGGGGCTACGCCCTGTCGCGATCCACCCGAAAGTACACCTTCTGGATCCTGATCGCCGCGCTGGTGTTCCGCGCCATGCCGCACATCACGCTGGTCTCGGGCTACCTGCTACCGTTCTTCGAGATGAACATCTGGGGCTACCTGCCCACCGCGATCATCGTGCTGGTGGCGATCAACCAGCCCTTCACCATCTGGATGCTGCACTCGTTCTTCATGTCGATCCCCAAGGACCTCGACGAATCTGCCATGGTCGACGGCTGCACCCGCTTCCAGGCGTTCCGATGGGCCATCATGCCGGTCATGTGGCCGGGGGTGATCACAACGGGGCTGTTCAGCTTCCTTCTGGCCTACAACGACTTCGCCGTGACCGCGATGCTGCTGAACCAGGACAACCAGACCATGGTGCCCAAGATCAACTCCTTCCTCGGGACGGTGCAGACCGAGGGCACCATCATGTATGCCGTGGCCGCGACCGTATCCGCCACCGTGCCGCTCTTCATCCTCGTAATGTTCTTCCAACGCCAGATCGTCAGCGGCCTGACCGCGGGCGCCGTCAAGGGGTAA
- a CDS encoding carbohydrate ABC transporter permease: protein MRHRDFTAFIFPSALAMLLFIALPIVSVAVQSLFVEHEQVLVSVENCGPFGCQTETKVDPDATAALKEADPLGRFNGLGTYLNRAHLAVDELGAILSDNNGLGDVVSRVYNLPFYKALSFTLVYTFLVTPLSMIMGFAVALGVNNIPKFWKGPVIFLSLLPYIVTPLLGSLILFWMINSDGVIGATLQWVFDDPELSLKASPFLTWVTLIVYGTWHMTPFAFVVFYAGLQTLPKDTLESAMIDGANRWERIRYVVMPHLTPLATFVGLVLLMDNFRVFEPIIGFSSEANATSLSWSIYNDLNGSVDQLFGSAAATSILTMLGVIVLLMPVLIRTWRDFNRKAR, encoded by the coding sequence ATGCGCCATCGCGACTTCACCGCCTTCATCTTCCCCTCTGCCCTCGCCATGCTCCTGTTCATCGCCCTGCCGATCGTGTCGGTGGCGGTGCAGTCGCTGTTCGTCGAGCATGAGCAGGTGCTGGTGTCGGTGGAAAACTGCGGCCCCTTCGGCTGCCAGACCGAAACCAAGGTCGACCCCGACGCCACCGCCGCCCTGAAGGAGGCGGACCCTCTGGGCCGGTTCAACGGTCTGGGCACCTACCTGAACCGCGCGCACCTCGCGGTGGACGAACTGGGCGCGATCCTGTCGGACAACAACGGTCTCGGCGACGTGGTCAGCCGCGTCTACAACCTGCCGTTCTACAAGGCGCTGTCCTTCACGCTGGTCTACACCTTCCTCGTGACGCCGCTGAGCATGATCATGGGCTTTGCCGTGGCGCTCGGGGTCAACAACATCCCGAAGTTCTGGAAGGGGCCGGTGATCTTCCTGTCGCTCCTGCCCTACATCGTGACGCCGCTTCTCGGCTCGCTGATCCTGTTCTGGATGATCAACTCCGACGGGGTAATCGGCGCGACGCTGCAATGGGTGTTCGACGATCCGGAACTGTCGCTGAAGGCCTCGCCCTTCCTCACGTGGGTCACGCTGATCGTCTACGGGACGTGGCACATGACCCCCTTCGCCTTCGTCGTCTTCTACGCCGGTCTCCAGACCCTGCCCAAGGACACGCTCGAATCCGCGATGATCGACGGCGCCAACCGGTGGGAGCGCATCCGATACGTGGTCATGCCGCACCTGACACCGCTGGCGACCTTCGTGGGGCTCGTGCTGCTGATGGACAACTTCCGCGTCTTCGAACCGATCATCGGCTTCTCGTCCGAGGCCAACGCCACATCGCTGTCCTGGTCGATCTACAACGACCTGAACGGCTCGGTCGACCAGCTCTTCGGCTCGGCGGCGGCGACCTCGATCCTGACCATGCTGGGCGTGATCGTCCTGCTGATGCCGGTGCTGATCCGCACCTGGCGCGACTTCAACCGGAAGGCCCGCTGA
- a CDS encoding ABC transporter substrate-binding protein: MKTLTSTALAVILAAGAAQAGCGIESGSVRILANDFDALGIVIDEAATCAGDGVTVESNMTTEHKALQVPALTVDPAQYTVAVVANNSIVPLLNNGLIRPLDDLVEKYGDTLQPSQLIKIDGQTMAIAFMGNGQHLFIRGDVLEEAGLEQPTTMEGILEAAKIIREKGIMEYPLAAADQAGWYLANEFVNTYLGYGGEFFAAGSAEPAISGEAGIKTLEMMKAMTEYMEPEYMTFTADEMKAMYLSGDVAIMTQWGSMVNGHIDPAGPAPEIGEATVLAPAPTVGGGSVPAAALWWDGFTIARNISDEDAEASFIAMVHGIRPEIAQENPSAATWLMKDFAAPASAQGVLGTAAAGAKPYPMSPYMGLMHTALGAELSDFMQGTESAEQALADVEAAYRTAAKEAGFLQ, translated from the coding sequence ATGAAAACACTGACCTCCACGGCGCTGGCCGTGATCCTTGCTGCCGGAGCCGCTCAGGCGGGTTGCGGCATCGAGAGCGGTTCGGTCCGCATCCTCGCCAACGACTTCGACGCGCTCGGCATCGTGATCGACGAAGCCGCAACCTGCGCCGGCGACGGCGTCACCGTCGAAAGCAACATGACGACCGAACACAAGGCGCTTCAGGTGCCCGCGCTCACCGTCGATCCGGCGCAGTACACGGTCGCGGTCGTGGCCAACAACTCGATCGTGCCGCTGCTGAACAACGGCCTGATCCGTCCGCTGGACGACCTCGTCGAGAAATACGGCGACACGCTCCAGCCCTCGCAGCTCATCAAGATCGACGGGCAGACCATGGCCATCGCCTTCATGGGCAACGGCCAGCACCTCTTCATCCGCGGCGACGTGCTGGAAGAGGCCGGTCTGGAGCAGCCGACGACCATGGAGGGCATCCTCGAGGCGGCGAAGATCATCCGCGAGAAGGGCATCATGGAATACCCGCTGGCCGCCGCCGATCAGGCGGGCTGGTACCTGGCCAATGAATTCGTCAACACCTACCTGGGCTACGGCGGCGAGTTCTTTGCCGCCGGCAGCGCGGAACCGGCGATCTCCGGCGAGGCGGGCATCAAGACGCTCGAGATGATGAAGGCCATGACCGAGTACATGGAACCCGAGTACATGACCTTCACCGCCGACGAGATGAAGGCGATGTACCTCTCGGGCGACGTGGCGATCATGACCCAGTGGGGCTCCATGGTGAACGGACATATCGACCCCGCGGGCCCTGCCCCCGAGATCGGCGAAGCCACCGTGCTGGCCCCCGCGCCCACCGTCGGCGGCGGCTCGGTCCCGGCGGCGGCGCTGTGGTGGGACGGCTTCACCATCGCCAGGAACATCTCGGACGAGGATGCAGAGGCCTCCTTCATCGCGATGGTCCACGGCATCCGCCCGGAAATCGCGCAGGAGAACCCCTCCGCCGCGACATGGCTGATGAAGGACTTCGCCGCACCCGCCTCCGCGCAGGGTGTGCTGGGCACCGCCGCTGCGGGGGCCAAGCCCTACCCGATGTCGCCCTACATGGGCCTGATGCACACTGCGCTCGGGGCCGAACTGTCGGACTTCATGCAGGGCACCGAAAGCGCCGAGCAGGCCCTGGCCGACGTCGAGGCCGCCTACCGCACCGCGGCCAAAGAGGCGGGCTTCCTCCAGTAA
- a CDS encoding ester cyclase — MASHDDSATLAKSAKSVTTRDKRDDGPHNGNVMNVERADFTDLVPEGRAPVQGMEGFDPCYSDIVDYIIRCTHKIWDERDVGLIYTHYTHNIVLYLPTMTIYNREDVVRDTIQRLVSLPERRGNATQVVWNGNDKDGFYTSHLVTGSGRYTQNGHYGPANGRPFVSRTVADCMIHRNKIYREWVVSDQMAIIRQLGLDVDAYATKIAEGRLAQGFKTLDIGETGLMLGQYPPAEKADLSIAHTDLERHTLTWLHESFNRKMFGCYRDIYAPTVMWHGPLMKELYGVASVTHQALALVGAFPDAQFAPQHICSTPCNEGGTKVAVRWVMEGHHLGFGGLDSLGGPTGKRVQVMGMSHYHYKDGKIVDEWTVYDELALLAQIRIAQLADKPSAEEALDN, encoded by the coding sequence ATGGCTTCTCACGACGACAGCGCAACACTTGCCAAATCGGCGAAATCCGTCACCACGCGGGACAAACGCGACGATGGCCCGCACAATGGCAACGTGATGAATGTCGAGCGCGCCGATTTCACCGACCTTGTCCCTGAGGGCCGCGCGCCCGTGCAGGGAATGGAGGGCTTCGATCCCTGTTACAGCGATATCGTCGATTACATCATCCGCTGCACCCACAAGATCTGGGACGAGCGGGACGTGGGCCTGATCTACACCCATTACACCCACAATATCGTGCTCTACCTGCCGACGATGACGATCTACAACCGCGAGGACGTGGTGCGCGACACCATCCAGCGGCTCGTCTCCCTGCCCGAGCGGCGCGGCAATGCCACCCAGGTCGTCTGGAACGGCAATGACAAGGACGGGTTCTACACCTCGCACCTCGTCACCGGGTCGGGCCGCTACACGCAGAACGGCCACTACGGCCCGGCGAACGGCCGTCCCTTCGTCAGCCGGACGGTGGCCGACTGCATGATCCACCGCAACAAGATCTACCGCGAATGGGTGGTGTCCGACCAGATGGCGATCATTCGGCAGCTCGGTCTCGACGTGGACGCCTACGCGACGAAGATCGCCGAGGGCCGGCTGGCACAGGGGTTCAAAACGCTCGACATCGGCGAGACCGGCCTGATGCTGGGACAGTACCCGCCTGCCGAGAAAGCCGATCTGTCGATCGCGCACACCGACCTCGAACGCCACACGCTGACCTGGCTGCACGAGTCGTTCAACAGGAAGATGTTCGGCTGCTATCGCGACATCTATGCTCCCACCGTCATGTGGCACGGCCCGCTGATGAAGGAGCTCTACGGCGTGGCCTCTGTCACCCATCAGGCGCTTGCGCTGGTCGGCGCCTTCCCCGATGCCCAGTTCGCGCCACAACACATCTGCTCCACCCCCTGCAACGAAGGCGGCACCAAGGTTGCCGTGCGCTGGGTCATGGAAGGCCATCACCTGGGCTTCGGCGGGCTCGACTCTCTGGGCGGTCCCACCGGCAAGCGTGTGCAGGTCATGGGGATGAGCCACTACCACTACAAGGACGGCAAGATCGTCGACGAATGGACGGTCTACGACGAGCTTGCCCTGCTCGCGCAGATCAGGATCGCGCAGCTTGCCGACAAACCATCCGCCGAAGAAGCGCTGGACAACTGA
- a CDS encoding amidase: protein MIDAPIRAQAAAVADGTIKATDLAQATRDRIAARDTILRSVVHRADPAALDGPLHGVPFGVKDIIDVAGQPTRCGSHAHAETGPEATAVTRLRAAGMVPMAKLATYEYALTGPAWDQPNPPARNPRNPEHITGGSSSGSAAAVAGGLFRVALGTDTGGSIRAPAAYCGIVGLKPTHGAVPEDGCFPLSPSLDVIGPLATTVEDAAVALEVMAPDTRAAQALGQGIDGLHIGYARDWFAEDPACAPEVLRALDDTAALLSRLGARIELVSLPDYPQLEAAGTVILQYEAWQVHRSRLAGRWDRYGVDARRNLVTGAVLTEDHVARARAVAVAFRAAVDTHLARHAALLTPTTLSPAPRFSDFEDGPVWTAMRTLPFNMSGHPAISVPCGFADNGMPLGAQFVSAHGQEALLCRIAAAFESACAATACRAMPADPVVIGA, encoded by the coding sequence ATGATTGACGCCCCGATCCGCGCGCAGGCCGCTGCCGTGGCTGACGGCACGATCAAGGCCACTGATCTCGCGCAGGCCACGCGCGACCGCATCGCCGCACGGGACACCATTCTGCGCAGCGTGGTGCATCGGGCCGACCCCGCGGCGCTGGACGGACCGCTGCACGGTGTGCCTTTCGGGGTGAAGGACATCATCGACGTGGCGGGGCAGCCGACGCGCTGTGGTTCGCACGCGCACGCCGAGACAGGGCCGGAGGCCACCGCCGTCACCCGGCTGCGCGCGGCGGGCATGGTGCCGATGGCGAAGCTCGCGACTTATGAATACGCGCTCACCGGCCCGGCATGGGACCAGCCGAACCCGCCCGCGCGCAACCCGCGGAACCCGGAGCACATCACCGGCGGATCGTCGTCCGGCTCTGCGGCGGCGGTGGCGGGGGGCCTGTTCCGCGTGGCGCTGGGGACCGACACCGGCGGCAGCATACGCGCCCCGGCGGCCTATTGCGGTATCGTCGGCCTGAAGCCGACGCATGGCGCGGTGCCGGAGGACGGATGTTTCCCTCTGTCCCCCAGCCTCGACGTGATCGGCCCGCTGGCCACCACGGTCGAGGACGCCGCTGTCGCGCTGGAGGTCATGGCGCCGGACACCCGTGCCGCGCAGGCGCTGGGTCAGGGGATCGACGGTCTGCACATCGGCTACGCGCGCGACTGGTTCGCCGAGGACCCGGCCTGCGCGCCCGAGGTGCTGCGTGCGCTGGACGACACAGCCGCCTTGTTGTCCCGCCTCGGCGCGCGGATCGAGCTGGTGTCATTGCCGGACTATCCGCAGCTTGAGGCCGCCGGGACCGTGATCCTGCAATACGAGGCGTGGCAGGTGCATCGGTCGCGGCTGGCCGGGCGCTGGGACCGTTACGGCGTGGACGCCCGGCGCAACCTCGTCACCGGCGCGGTGCTGACCGAAGACCATGTCGCACGGGCGCGCGCCGTGGCCGTGGCATTCAGGGCTGCCGTCGACACGCATTTGGCGCGCCACGCCGCGCTGCTGACGCCGACGACCCTGTCGCCGGCGCCCAGGTTCTCGGATTTCGAGGATGGGCCGGTCTGGACAGCGATGCGCACGTTGCCGTTCAACATGAGCGGGCATCCGGCGATCTCCGTGCCCTGCGGCTTTGCCGACAACGGGATGCCGCTTGGCGCACAGTTTGTCAGCGCACACGGGCAGGAGGCGCTGCTCTGCCGGATCGCCGCCGCCTTCGAAAGCGCCTGCGCCGCAACCGCCTGCAGGGCCATGCCCGCCGACCCCGTTGTGATCGGCGCATGA
- a CDS encoding GFA family protein, giving the protein MPEEIYEGGCLCGALRITARGQPQRVGICHCLDCRKHHGALFYAAAQYAPEQVAVTGLSHSFKGRHFCPTCGGSVFAESDGEVEVHLGALDEPDRLTPDYELWTVRREGWLPPFAAMAHYDRDREEPGAATDGAPGFP; this is encoded by the coding sequence ATGCCGGAAGAGATCTACGAAGGCGGTTGCCTCTGCGGGGCGTTGCGCATCACGGCGCGCGGACAACCGCAGCGCGTCGGTATCTGCCACTGCCTCGACTGCCGCAAGCACCATGGCGCGCTGTTCTATGCCGCCGCGCAGTACGCCCCCGAACAGGTCGCCGTGACCGGGCTTTCCCACAGCTTCAAGGGGCGTCACTTCTGCCCGACCTGCGGCGGTTCCGTCTTCGCGGAAAGCGACGGTGAGGTCGAGGTGCATCTGGGCGCACTGGACGAACCCGACCGGCTGACACCCGACTACGAGCTCTGGACCGTGCGCCGCGAAGGGTGGTTGCCGCCCTTCGCGGCGATGGCTCACTATGATCGGGATCGAGAGGAGCCGGGCGCGGCGACGGATGGCGCGCCCGGCTTCCCGTGA
- the hisD gene encoding histidinol dehydrogenase — protein sequence MPRLPLPEGLTFVKSPARDAVADNAPVEKLVAEILARVEAEGDAAVRDYSARFDKAELESFEVTAEQREQALANLDPQTRADTEFAIANVRAFAEAQLASLSEIEIEVRPGVHLGHRNIPLERVGCYVPGGRYPLLSAPIMTIVPAKVAGCEEVIACLPPNAHEAMIAGCHLSGADRIFRIGGAQAIAAMALGTETVPAVDKIVGPGNAFVNEAKRQVFGPVGIDQLAGPSEIFILADHTGDAEMLATDLLAQAEHDTRTRVGLITTDAALADAVLKEVDAQLETLSTAETAGQAWRDYGEIVVCENEAAMIAYSDIVAAEHLQVHTEDAHGLGKRLRHYGSLFIGTNSSVVYSDKCSGTNHTLPTMGAGRYTGGLWVGTYIKTVTHQWLTEEGVKQVAPPAARQAASETLEGHRRAAQLRLDRMQVQA from the coding sequence ATGCCCCGTCTCCCCCTTCCCGAAGGCCTGACCTTCGTCAAATCCCCCGCCCGCGACGCCGTCGCCGACAACGCGCCGGTCGAGAAGCTGGTTGCCGAGATCCTCGCCCGGGTCGAAGCAGAGGGCGACGCCGCCGTGCGCGACTACTCCGCCCGCTTCGACAAGGCCGAGCTGGAGAGCTTCGAGGTCACTGCCGAGCAACGCGAACAGGCGCTGGCCAACCTCGACCCGCAGACCCGCGCCGACACGGAGTTCGCCATTGCCAACGTCCGCGCCTTTGCCGAGGCGCAGCTTGCGTCGCTGTCGGAGATCGAGATCGAGGTGCGCCCGGGCGTCCACCTCGGCCACCGCAACATCCCGCTGGAGCGCGTCGGCTGCTACGTACCGGGCGGACGCTACCCGCTGCTGTCGGCGCCGATCATGACCATCGTCCCCGCCAAGGTCGCCGGCTGTGAAGAGGTCATCGCCTGCCTGCCGCCGAACGCGCATGAGGCGATGATCGCCGGCTGCCACCTGTCCGGCGCCGACCGGATCTTCCGCATCGGCGGCGCGCAGGCAATCGCCGCCATGGCACTGGGCACCGAAACCGTTCCGGCGGTGGACAAGATCGTCGGGCCGGGCAACGCCTTCGTCAACGAGGCCAAGCGCCAGGTCTTCGGTCCCGTGGGCATCGACCAGCTTGCCGGCCCGTCCGAGATCTTCATCCTTGCCGACCACACCGGCGATGCCGAGATGCTGGCCACCGACCTCCTCGCGCAGGCCGAGCATGACACCCGCACCCGTGTCGGCCTGATCACCACCGATGCCGCGCTGGCAGATGCCGTGCTGAAGGAAGTCGACGCCCAGCTCGAAACCCTGTCGACCGCCGAGACCGCGGGTCAGGCGTGGCGCGACTACGGCGAGATCGTCGTTTGCGAGAACGAGGCGGCGATGATCGCCTACTCCGACATCGTGGCCGCCGAGCACCTGCAGGTCCACACCGAGGATGCGCACGGGCTGGGCAAACGGCTGCGCCACTACGGCTCGCTCTTCATCGGGACGAACTCCTCTGTGGTCTATTCCGACAAATGCTCCGGCACGAACCACACGCTGCCGACCATGGGCGCCGGTCGCTACACCGGCGGGCTGTGGGTCGGCACCTACATCAAGACGGTGACCCACCAGTGGCTGACCGAAGAGGGGGTGAAGCAGGTGGCGCCCCCGGCGGCACGTCAGGCGGCCTCGGAAACGCTCGAAGGTCACCGCCGCGCCGCGCAACTGCGGCTGGACAGGATGCAGGTTCAGGCCTGA
- a CDS encoding RraA family protein, with the protein MADLTDILALLRSVDTPTVCNAIEVIDGKRGFDAFTRGTPLSSDPEGVMVGRARTARISAAAPPSEPAATIRARRMDYYRHMADGAGPRVAVVEDIDPHPVGAYWGELNTTVHKGFGLSGALTNGVMRDLGDLAPGFPVVAGHIGPSHAFVHVVEVAGPVTVFGLTVRPDDWVHADRHGALVIPETHLAELPAAIAKMQRTESIVMEAAGAPDFDFQSFEAAWTAFENART; encoded by the coding sequence ATGGCTGACCTGACCGACATCCTCGCCCTGCTGCGCAGCGTCGACACGCCGACCGTCTGCAACGCCATCGAGGTGATCGACGGCAAGCGCGGCTTCGATGCCTTCACCCGGGGCACCCCGCTGTCCAGCGATCCCGAAGGCGTCATGGTCGGCCGGGCGCGTACCGCGCGGATCAGCGCCGCCGCGCCCCCCTCCGAACCCGCCGCGACGATCCGCGCCCGCCGCATGGACTACTACCGCCACATGGCGGACGGCGCGGGCCCGCGCGTTGCCGTGGTCGAGGACATCGACCCGCACCCGGTCGGCGCCTACTGGGGCGAACTCAACACCACCGTGCACAAGGGCTTCGGCCTGAGCGGTGCGCTGACCAACGGCGTGATGCGCGACCTGGGCGACCTGGCCCCGGGCTTCCCTGTCGTCGCCGGGCACATCGGGCCCTCCCACGCCTTCGTCCACGTGGTCGAGGTCGCGGGTCCGGTGACAGTCTTCGGTCTGACCGTCCGGCCCGATGACTGGGTCCATGCCGACCGCCACGGCGCGCTGGTCATCCCCGAGACGCACCTTGCCGAACTGCCCGCCGCCATCGCGAAGATGCAGCGGACGGAATCCATCGTGATGGAGGCGGCCGGCGCCCCCGACTTCGACTTCCAGAGCTTCGAGGCGGCCTGGACCGCCTTCGAGAATGCCAGAACCTGA
- a CDS encoding alpha/beta fold hydrolase, producing MTLPLLFLPGMMCDDRLFAPQMAAMSDHAPLCADLSRDDTVQEMATRVLADAPDRFALAGLSMGGIVAMEVVRQSPDRVARLALLDTNPLPETAAVQAGRGPQIARAQAGELAAMMRDTFIPRYLAAPDAGIERTCLDMALDLGPDVFTRQSIALRDRPDQCDTLRAYKGPALILTGAEDRLCPRDRHDLMHRCMPHATYRVIDGAGHLPTLEQPDTTTEALIQWLT from the coding sequence ATGACGCTGCCGCTGCTCTTCCTGCCCGGCATGATGTGTGACGACCGGCTCTTTGCGCCGCAGATGGCCGCGATGTCTGATCATGCTCCCCTCTGCGCGGACCTGTCGCGCGACGACACGGTGCAGGAGATGGCCACCCGGGTGCTGGCCGACGCCCCCGACCGCTTCGCCCTGGCGGGGCTTTCCATGGGCGGCATCGTCGCGATGGAGGTCGTCCGCCAGTCCCCCGACCGCGTCGCACGGCTGGCCCTGCTGGACACCAACCCCCTGCCTGAGACGGCGGCGGTTCAGGCTGGCCGCGGCCCCCAGATTGCCCGTGCGCAGGCCGGTGAACTGGCGGCGATGATGCGCGACACCTTCATTCCCCGCTACCTCGCCGCGCCCGATGCCGGGATCGAGCGGACCTGCCTCGACATGGCCCTGGACCTTGGGCCAGACGTTTTCACCCGACAGAGCATCGCCCTGCGCGACCGGCCCGACCAATGCGACACGCTGCGCGCCTACAAGGGACCGGCGCTGATCCTCACCGGAGCGGAGGACAGGCTTTGTCCGCGCGACAGGCACGACCTGATGCACCGCTGCATGCCTCACGCCACCTATCGCGTGATCGACGGGGCGGGCCATCTGCCCACGCTCGAACAACCCGACACGACAACGGAGGCCCTGATCCAATGGCTGACCTGA
- a CDS encoding SDR family NAD(P)-dependent oxidoreductase translates to MLPRTPSFRLDGRRALVTGASSGIGLGCAVALAEAGAEVTCVARRPAPLTEAVEAMQAEGWAVRKQACDIADTDQVAAFFDRPFDVVVNAAGMARHSPALDTTGADFDAVMAVNLRAAYFLSQHAARSLIAAGKPGSIIHVSSQMGHVGGPDRAVYCASKHALEGMVKAMALEWGAAGVRINTLCPTFVRTPLTEPTFNDPDKRAWVMSKIALDRVGEVEDLMGAALYLASDASRLVTGTALMVDGGWTAA, encoded by the coding sequence ATGCTGCCCCGTACACCTTCCTTCCGACTGGACGGGCGCCGCGCGCTCGTGACCGGGGCCTCTTCGGGGATCGGGCTGGGGTGCGCCGTGGCACTGGCCGAGGCCGGGGCGGAGGTCACTTGCGTCGCACGCCGCCCCGCCCCTCTGACCGAAGCGGTCGAGGCCATGCAGGCCGAAGGATGGGCGGTCCGGAAACAGGCCTGCGACATTGCCGATACGGATCAGGTAGCGGCCTTCTTCGACCGGCCGTTCGACGTGGTGGTCAACGCGGCCGGCATGGCACGGCACTCCCCTGCCCTCGACACCACCGGCGCGGACTTCGACGCCGTGATGGCGGTGAACCTGCGCGCCGCGTATTTCCTGTCGCAGCATGCAGCGCGGTCGCTGATCGCGGCGGGCAAGCCAGGGTCGATCATCCACGTCTCCTCGCAGATGGGTCATGTCGGCGGGCCGGATCGCGCGGTCTATTGCGCCTCGAAACACGCGCTGGAGGGTATGGTGAAGGCGATGGCGCTGGAATGGGGCGCGGCGGGCGTGCGCATCAACACGCTGTGCCCGACCTTCGTCCGCACCCCGCTGACGGAGCCGACCTTCAACGACCCGGACAAGCGCGCATGGGTGATGAGCAAGATCGCCCTGGACCGCGTGGGCGAGGTCGAGGACCTGATGGGAGCCGCGCTTTACCTCGCCTCCGACGCCTCGCGGCTGGTGACCGGCACCGCGCTGATGGTGGACGGCGGATGGACCGCCGCATGA